From Triticum aestivum cultivar Chinese Spring chromosome 4A, IWGSC CS RefSeq v2.1, whole genome shotgun sequence, a single genomic window includes:
- the LOC123081526 gene encoding ethylene-responsive transcription factor RAP2-12-like, with protein sequence MCGGAILADLTPDRVRRRLTAAQLWPDVYFPAERAASGRRRRTATATTDDEFEAEFQVFAEEEEDDDDDYEAPPAAASAAAALGSSRRRVAGVNSTKYRRVRRRLSGRWAAEDTQQRQRVWLGTCGGDAEEAAPSYDSETRRVRGKSARLDSPNEGCSRRRSLPGIIDLNHPPAVSGDHVISAHADACMTKIMRLNAEGPRDERMASLVSELVDGAHQGSETRASVVVMRCAALISRCSREMEEVAALRRGLENRARRLDERKDLLVRIASLLGSD encoded by the coding sequence ATGTGTGGGGGTGCCATCCTCGCGGACCTCACCCCCGACCGGGTGCGCCGGCGGCTGACGGCAGCCCAGCTCTGGCCGGACGTGTACTTCCCGGCGGAGCGGGCGGCCTccggcaggaggaggaggacggccacTGCCACGACCGACGACGAATTCGAGGCAGAGTTCCAGGTTtttgcggaggaggaggaggacgacgatgacgactatgaggctcctccggcggcggcatCTGCAGCCGCTGCTTTGGGCTCTAGTCGGCGCCGCGTAGCCGGTGTCAACAGCACCAAGTACAGACGCGTACGCCGCCGGCTGTCGGGCAGATGGGCGGCAGAGGACACCCAGCAGCGGCAGCGTGTGTGGCTCGGTACGTGCGGCGGCGACGCCGAGGAGGCCGCCCCATCGTACGACAGCGAAACCCGCCGGGTGCGCGGGAAGAGCGCCAGGCTCGACTCCCCGAACGAAGGCTGTTCTCGCCGGAGAAGCCTGCCGGGGATCATCGACCTCAACCACCCGCCCGCCGTTTCCGGTGACCACGTGATCAGCGCCCATGCGGACGCGTGCATGACGAAGATCATGCGGCTGAACGCGGAGGGTCCCCGCGACGAGCGGATGGCGAGCCTCGTGTCTGAGCTGGTGGACGGAGCGCACCAAGGGAGCGAAACCAGAGCGTCCGTGGTGGTGATGCGGTGTGCGGCGTTGATCTCCAGATGCAGCCGCGAGATGGAAGAGGTTGCTGCGCTGAGGAGGGGCCTCGAGAACCGCGCGAGGCGGCTGGATGAGCGGAAAGATCTACTCGTTAGGATAGCTTCTCTTCTGGGTTCTGATTGA